AGAATATGTAAACTTCAATGACTATGAAGTAGTAATAGAAGGACATACAGATTCTAAAGGAACAAATGCCTATAACATGGCACTTGGAATGAGAAGGGCACAAAGCGTAAAAGCTAAGTTGCTGGAATTTGGAATGGATCCAAGCAGAATAGTGGGAACAGTATCAAAAGGAGAAGAAGAACCGGTAGCAACAAACACAACAGACGAAGGAAGAGCACAAAACAGAAGAATAGAATTCAAGCTTTCAAGAAGAGGAAGCCAGCAGTAATAATAAAATGAGACTCTCTCAAATAGAAAAAAATAGTTCCTATATTATTTTTTGAGAAAGTCTCTATTTTTATGTAAATATTATTTATAGCATAAAATAATCACGAAAGAAAAATTCAGGCTCTTTGTCAAAAAAGGAGAGAAAATAAACAAAAAATATAAAATTATTGATAAATATTAAAAGTATAAAATTGACATTTTTGAAAAAATCAATTATAATTCAATGTAAGCTCATAAAGTTAACTTAATATAAAGGATGTCGTGATTGATAATGAAAAAAGTTCAATTTATAATAACTGCAACTATTCTGTCATTTGGATTGATTATATCTGCAGCATTGTTATCTAATGCAATGCACAATTCAGATAAAAATCAGAACAGAATAACAGTAAAAGGTGTAGCTGAAAAAAGAGTAAAAGCTGACAAGGCAATAATAAATGTCGTATTTTCAACATCTAATACAAAATTAGAAGATGCTCAGACAAATATATCCGAAAAGGAAAAAGCTGTTCTTGAAATTTTAAAATCTCTTGAATTAAAAGAAAATGAGTATCATATAAATAATGTTAAAATACAGCCTAATTTTTCAGAAAGACAGCAGGAAAGGGAAACTAAAATATTAAATTATGATGTTATGCAGTCTGTAGTTATTGCTCCAAAAAATATTGAGAGAAGTGATGAAATTTATGAAAAACTGCAGGAATTAAAACTGACATTTAATAATATGGAAATTGTAAAACCTGAGTATTATATTACAAGTATTGAGAAATATAAAAAGGATTTGCTTGTCAGTGCAACTGAAAATGCTGAAATGAGAGCTAGGGAAATGCTAAAAGTCAACAAAAATGAAATCGGTGGATTGGAAAATATGACGCAAGGACAGTTTGAAATTCTACCTGACAGGGAAGACTCAAAACATGTAAATGATGAGGAACCTAATCAAATGTATAAAAAACTGCGTTCAGTAGTAACAGCAACATATTTAATAAAATATTAAATTATAAAACTTATATAAAATTTTAGGAGGAAATTAGAAAATGAAACCAGCAGCAGAATTAAGACAAGGAAGCACATATAGAAAGGATAATATCCCATATTTGATACTTAAAGCTGAAAGACATCAGTCAACATCAGGTAAGAGACAAAGAGCAGCAGAAGTAAAATTCAAGACAAAAGAATTAATTTCAGGAAAAATTCAGGAAATTACTGTTCTTGCAACAGAACTTATGGATGATATTATTCTTGATAGAAACCAAATGCAATTCCTATATGAATCAGAAGGAGAATACTTCTTCATGGATCAGGAAACTTTTGAACAAATAGGTCTTACAGAAGAAGATTTAGGAGATGCAGTAAACTTCCTAATGGAAGAAATGATAATTCAAGTGCTTATGTATGAAGGAACACCAGTAGGAGTTGAATTACCTAACACAGTAATAAGAGAAGTTACTTATACTGAACCAGGATTAAAAGGGGACACAATAGGAAGAGCAACAAAACCTGCAACAATTTCTACAGGATATACTTTACAAGTACCTTTATTTGTAGTAATAGGGGATAAAATTAAAATTGATACAAGAACAGGGGAATACTTAGAAAGAGCTAACTAGAAATAAAAAGTATAATTTTATAAAAATAGACTGGCATACTCCAGTCTTTTTTGTTATAATAAATTCACAAAGTTTTTTGAGATTTTAATATTTTGAAAAATAGAAGTATAGGGGTTAATAAACAAATTAGATAAAAGGTGGGGATTTTTTTGAAAAGTATAAAAACAGCATTTTTATTACTGTTATTTTTTTATTGTCTAGTTAGTTGCGGAAAAATTTTTAATGAAAATATTTCTGAAGAATTGAGTATTGGAAAAGAAATTGTAAATAGTGATGATAAACAAAAGAAAAATGAGGGGAAAATAATAATAGCTTCTTTTAATGCAATGAGATTGGGGGAAAAGGAAAAAAATTATGAGGTAATGGCAAAAATTCTTTCAAACTTTGATTTGATTGGAATAGAAGAAGTAATGCATGAAAAGGGACTGAAAAAGTTAAAGGCTCATTTAGTAAAGCTTACAGGAGAAAAATGGGAATATATAATATCTGAAAATTCTGTTGGAAGTGAAGGATATCGTGAATATTATGGATATATTTACAGAAAAAAGAAGTTTCAGGAAGCTAGGAGAATAGGGTTTTACAAGGAAAAGAATGAAAATGAATTTATGAGGGAGCCTTATGGAGCATACTTTAAATCAGGAAATTTTGATTTTGTGTATGTTATATGTCATTCAATTTTTGGTGATAAGGAGACCCAGAGATTAATTGAAGCTTCAAATTATGTAAATGTATATGAATATTTTTTAAAGGAAAGTGGAGAAAGTGATATTATAATAGCAGGGGATTTTAATGTGCCGGCAGATAGTCCAGCCTTTAGAAATCTTTCAGAAAGAGCAGGAGTATCCTATCTCCTTTTGCCTGGAGAAAATCCCACTACGCTTTCAGATGAAAGGCTTGTAAGCTCGTATGATAATTTTTTTATAAATAAGGATAAAACAAGAGAATTTTTAGAAAATTCAGGAGTTTATAATTTTGTAAAAAACAATAATTATGCTATAATAAAAAAATACATATCAGATCATCTCCCTATATTTTCAGAATATTCTATTGAATATGATCTGGATTAATTGAAATGGAATAACATAAATTATAGGAAAAGATGAAAAATATAAAGGAGAATTATGGACAGTTCAGTTAAAGAATTATATAAAAAGGTTTTTACAATAGGAATACCAGTATCAATTGAAAATATGATATACAGTCTGATGAATTTTATAGATGTTTTCATGGTTGGGAAAGAGAATGTTGTACTGGGATTAGGAACAGCTGCAGTTGCAGGATTAGGTTTTGCAAATCAGATATTTATGATTTTTATAGTTTCACTTTTTGGATTGAACAGTGGAGGTGGAATACTTGCCGCTCAATACTATGGAAAAAAAGATTATAAAAATTTGAAAAAGTGTCTGGGAATAACAATTACTGTTGGACTTCTGTTTTCATTTTTATTTTTTCTAATGGGACTTTTTATTCCTGAAAAAATTATAGGAATCTTTACATCGGATCCTAAGGTTTTAAAATTAGGTGCAAATTATTTTAGAATAATAGCTCTTATTTATCCATTGATAGGACTAGGTTATTCCTTTAATATGCAGTTACGTGCAATTGGAAAGAATCAGTATTCCTTATATTCTACAATTATAGGATTATGTATCAATCTTGTAGGAAATTATCTTTTTATTAATGGAAACCTTGGTTTTCCGGCAATGGGAGTTGTAGGAGCTGCAATTGCTACAGTAATAGCGAGAATAGTGAGTGTTTTTTATCTGATATATATAATCTATAAAAATAAGTTGCCTATGGCAGGAAATTTCCAGGAATTATTCAAATTATCATGGAGTTTTATTGCGAAAGCATTGAAGATTTCCCTTCCTGTATTTGGTCATGAAATAATGTGGGTAACAGGTGTAAGCATGTATGTAATAATATATGGAAGAATAGGAACAGAAGCAACAGCTGCAATACAGGTTGTAAAATCAATAAGCAATCTTGTATTTACCCTTGTATTTGGATTATCAAGCGGTACAGCTGCCATAATTGGACAGGAAATAGGAGCAGGAAACGAGGAAAATGCATACAAATATGCAGTAGAACTGCTAAAAATTTCATTAGTAATAGGAACTGCTGTAGCTTTATTTGTTTATGCGATATGTCCTGTTGTATTAATTTTAATGAAGGTAGACAGTGCAATTTATCCATTAGCTAGACAAATAGTATTTTCTGAAGGAATTCTTATAATAATAAAAACTACTGGAACACTATTTATTGTGGGAGTTTTAAGAGCTGGCGGAGATACGTTGTGGACTATGTTTGCAGATCTAATTCCTTTATGGACATTTGCAATACCTCTGACGTATATTGCAGGACTTAAATTTGGACTTCCGATAGCACTTGTATATTTATGTTCAGGAAGTGATGAATTATTAAAAATGCCTTTCTGTATACAGAGATTGAAAAGTAGAAAATGGATAAATAACTTAGTAAAAACTTCTTAAATTGGGAGAAATTAAATGAATAAAAATAAAGATTTTAATGTAGAACTAAATAAAGATTCCAAAAAAAATAACAGAAAAGATGGTATGAAAAAGTATTTATTAATAGGAACTATGTTGTTAATGGCATCGTGTTCAACAATAAAGAATCCACCTTTAGGAATAAACTATGAAAGTCCTATACGTGAAACGGAAAATGCAGAGTTTCATTATGATTTGACGTATCTTGATAAGGATGGAAATATTCAGTATGACAGAAATTTATGGGATGCAACTCTTAAAGTAGTGGATAATGCAAAAGATTATCTTGTAATAGAAATGTTCCTATTTAATGACCTTTATAATAAGGATAAGGAACATTTTCCGGAATTTGCAAAGGAATATACTGAAAAACTTATAAAAAAGCAGAAAGAAAATCCAAATTTGAAGGTATATGTGCTGGCAGATGAGAATAATAATTTTTATGGTGCATTTGAACATCCATTTATAACATCAATGAAAAATGCAGGAATAAATGTAATTATAGTGGATATTTTTAAGTTGAAGGATACTTTTCCATGGTATTCCCCTTTCTGGAGAACATTTATAGAACCTATGGGAAATCCTCAGAATAAAGGTTGGATAACAAATTTTTATGGAGATATGTGGCCAAAACTTACTGTAAGAAATTTGTTAAGGGCGCTTAATGTAAAAGCCGATCATAAGAAGGTTTTTCTGAATGAAAAGGAAGTAGTAGTTTCCAGTGCAAACATTCATGATCCAAGTTATTTTCACGAAAATATTGCAGTATATGCTGACGGTCCTATAGTAAAGGATGTACTTCATGATTTACAGCTTGTTGCAAAGTTTTCTGATTCTGAGATAGATACAGGTAATTTTCATGAGGAAAGAGAAACTGTTGAGAATACTGCTAAAGATGATAAGATAGAAACTAATAAAGACATAGTAAATATTACAGGAGTATCAGAAAATTCTATTACTAATGAAGAAAAAAATGAAATTACAGATACAGAAGGAAAAACTTATAAAATACAGTATCTTACTGAAGCTGCGATAGGAAAACATTTGGATGCCGATATTGATAGTCTGAAAGCAGGTGATGAACTGCTTATGGGAATGTATTTTCTAGCTGATAAGGGAGTGATAGACAGATTAATCAAGGCGGCAAACAGAGGAGTAAAAATAAGAATAATTTTCGACAGAAGCAGGGATGCCTTTGGAATGAGTACAAATGGGCTTCCAAATAAACCTGTTTCAAAAAAATTGAAAAAGCACACAAAAGGAAAAATTGAAATAAAATGGTATTTTACAAATAATGAACAATATCACACAAAGATTACTCTAATGAAAAAAACAGACGGCAATGTTATAATCAACGCAGGATCTGCGAATCTAATAAAAAAGAATATTAGAGGATATATAATGGATTCAAACTTTAGAATACTTACAACTCAGGATTCAAAAATGTCAAAGGATATTTATGAATACTTTGACAGGCTATGGGAAAATAAAGATGGTTTATTTACAATAAACTTTGATGATGAACCGACAACAAGTGGATTTTCAGATTTTATGTATAAAATATTGGATGCTACACAGTTAGGTTCCTTCTAGAACAACAAAATTAGAAAATAAGGTGATGAAAAGATGAAGAAAAAGATATTTCTTTTGCTATTGATAGTAGCATTGGGAGCAATGACAGTATCATGTTTTAAGAAAAAAGATGACAAAAAAAATCAACAGACTACAGAGCAGAAAGATAATACAAATGGAACGATAAATACAGATATGTTTAATGCAGGAAATCAGCCTACAGGTAATCCAAATATAAAAAATCTTACCCCTGAAGAACAGCAGTTCCTGATTAATAATCAGATTGATCCGGCAAAAGTATCTCCTGCAATTGATAAAGCACAGCAGGGAGATAAGGAAGCTATACTTTCACTGGCACAACTTTATTTTAATTTGAAAGATAATGAAAAAACAAAAAAATATCTGCAAATGGGAGTAGATAAAAATTATCCTGAAGCTATTTATAACTTAGCTGTATTATTAAAACAGGAAGGTAAGGAAGCAGAAGCAAAGAAACTTATGGATAGATTACCTAAAAATGCCGCAGCTACTTCAAGACAGTTAAGACCAGGAGCACAGGCATATAATAATGGTATTGATTTGATAAAGGCTAAAAAATATAATGAAGCTAAGGCACAGTTTCAAAGTGCTTATAAACAAGGAATAAAAGAAGCAGATATACAGATAGCCCTATTAAATAAGGAAACTAAAAATTATAACGAGGCATTGAAATGGTTTAAACTTGCCCTTGGACGTGGAGTTACAGCCGCAAACTTTGAAATAGGGGCGATATTATACGATACAGGTAAGCAAAGTGAAGCAAGACCTTATCTTATGAAAGCTTATAATTCAGGAAATAAAGCATTAGCAATGCCTATTGCATTATCCTATCATAAAGAAAATAATATGAAGGAAGCGTTGAAATGGTATAAAATTGCCGCGAAAAATGGAGATAAGGATGCTAAGGCAGCAGTAGCTGAGATTGAAGGAGGAAGTAATAAAGTTAATTCAATCTTAGGTGATAATTCTAAGAGAAGTCTTACAGACAGTACAATTTCGAGCTTAAAAAATAATGAGCCAAAAAGTAACTCAATATTCAATCCTAGTATTGGGAAAAATGAGCAGACAAGTTCTCCAGATTACAATGTGAACTTAGATAAAAATTCCGGTAACAGTAAACAAACAAATACAGCAGCATCAGGTAAAGCAGATAACAAGTCTGCCAAACCGTCAAATGAACAGACACAGCAGCAGAAACAGGATGAAAAGGAACAGAAAAGAGCCGAAAAAGCAGTAGCTGATGCAATAAGAAGAGCTTCAAAAAGAAAAGGTTCAAATAAAGGTACAAGTAATCCAAATGCTGTACCATCAGATAAAAGCATTGAAGATGTGATAAATAAAAAGGCGGCTGAATATAAATAAAATTCATTATAAAAGAAACATATTTACTGAGTTAAAAGACAGTAAAGTGTTTCTTTTTCTTTTGGGTGGAAAAATTGAGAAAAAAAATGTCCTGCCGGTTAAAAAACAGACAGGACATAAAGATTTCAATATTTTAAAATAATAGTGTTATTATACCAAGTAAAGCATTTATAAGGAATGTATATGTAAGAAATATACGATTGAAGGATTTTGCAGTATCAGATGTAAAATTAAATGTAAGCAGCAGTGTGATATCTGAAATTATATATAATATTCCTTCTACTGATATATTTTTAAGCATAAAAAACTGATATTGTGTTGTTTTTAAAAATATAAGTATAGGTGGCAATAAAGGCCGGAAGGAATTAAAAAACAAATGCAGTAAAATAATTGATATTTCAAATATAAGAAGAAAAATAGTTATCCTCTCTGCAAATTTAGCTTTTCCTTCTGTTAAAAAAGTGATTCCAAATATCGAATATAGTCTCATAAATATTATCAAAATTGATAAAAACGCAAGTGTATTAGTCATTATTTATCTCCATAATTTATTTTTTTATATTTTAGCATATTTAAAAAATATAGTAAAGCCGACAATTTAAGAAAAAGGTGGAAATTATTTCAAAAGATTGATAAAATATGAACAACAATAATAAAGCAAAAAAGGAGCTGAAAATTATGAAGAAAATTTTAGTATTATTATTTATAGGTTTGGGATTATTAGTATTTGGAGACAACTCAAAATTTGAGTTGTTTGCAAATAATATAGGATATATTGAAGAAGTGAAGAAATATGATAATGGTAATGGAACAATAGAAAAACAGGTAAAGGATTATATGGAACTATTGGAATTTATCTATTCCAATAAAAAAAAGATGGGAGAAATTACCCGTCAGAAGCTGTATTCAAATTCAGATATGGAGTATCAGGCATATATGGAAAGAATGAAAACAGGAGAATTTAATAAACTTTTTAGAACATTTGGAATATTTATACCGATAGTAGAAAATATAAAATGGGAAGTGGAAAAGGAAACAGAAGAAGGTAAAGTTATAAAAGCTTCATCTGCTCATTCACGTGTATATATTAGAACAGTAAAAAAGGGAAATGGTTTTGAAATATCAGGAAAGCTGAAAGGTTATATAAAAATGGATCGTAGTCCTAATTCAGCTGATAAAAATTCAGAGGGAAAAAATGGAAGAACATATTTTGAAGAAATATCTGAAAGGGATTTAAATAGAAATTATTTGTTCAGATATTATCTGGAACAGACTAAATATAATGTTTACAAAAAAGTTACAGAAGAAAAATAGAAAATTTGGAAGGTAAATTTAAATGAAAATTGTAAAATATATATATAATTTTGATGATAAAGAAAAACATTGGGAATATTGTGAAAGAAATAAATTTCCATTTATACTTTTAAAAGATATAAATAAAGACTACACAGAAATATTTTATGATATTACTAATTTCAATGTAGATCTGGAATATATATCAAAAGAAATAAGCGATATATTTAATTCTTACAGGAAATTTACTTTGAGTGATAATTATTTTTGGGAAAAATATTCAGGACAATATTATTTTTTTGCATTTCCTGTTATGAAAAAACATTCTGAAATTATAGCAGAACAGCTATTTGATTACCTTTTGAAGTATTTAGAAAACTCAAAATAGAAAGAAGGAATTATTAAAAATAATTAGATAATTTTACTCATAAAGTCAATAAATATGGGAATAGAATAAAAAAATACCTAAAATAAAAATTAAAAAACAAAAAATTAATTATACAAAAAAAAAGAAGGAAATTTTCCTTCTTTTTTTTAAAAAAAGAGTATACTTAGTGTAGAAGAAAACAATTAGGAGGTAATAATTATGGCAATTAATGTCAGAAGTGAAATAAAACCATTAAAAAAAGTTTTATTACACAGACCTGGAAAAGAATTATTGAACTTAACACCTGATACATTAGGTAGATTATTGTTTGATGATATACCTTTTCTAAAAGTTGCACAACAGGAACACGATGCATTTGCACAAATTTTAAAGGATAACGGAGTAGAAGTTGTTTATCTGGAAGATTTGGCAGCTGAAACAATAGGTCAGTGTCCTGATTTAAGAAAAAAGTTTATAGAACAGTTTATTGTTGAAGGTGGAGTTTACACTGAAGAATATCAAAAAGCTTTATTTGAGTTCTTTGATGCATACAAAGACAACAAGGAATTGATCTTGAAAACTATGGAAGGTGTAAGATACGGAGAATTAAAAGTATCTTCTGAATCATTGGTCACTAAAATAAATGACGACAAGGATGAATTAATATTAGATCCTATGCCTAATTTATATTTCACAAGAGATCCGTTTGCTTCAATAGGTAACGGAGTAAGCATGAATAGAATGTATTCAGTTACAAGAAACAGAGAAACAATCTATGCAGATTATATCTTCAAATATCATAATGACTACAAAGGAAAAGTTCCTTACTTCTATGAAAGAGATAATAAATTCCATATAGAAGGTGGAGACATCCTTAACTTGAATGATAAAGTTCTTGCAATAGGAATTTCTCAACGTACTGAATCTGCTGCAATAGATAAAATAGCTAAAAATGTTTTTGCTTCAGCAGATAGTACAATCGAAACTATACTTGCATTTAGAATACCTTCATCAAGAGCGTTCATGCATTTAGATACAGTATTTACTCAAATTGATTACGATAAATTTACTATTCACCCAAATATTATGGGACCATTAGAAGTTTATGA
This portion of the Leptotrichia sp. oral taxon 215 str. W9775 genome encodes:
- a CDS encoding OmpA family protein, producing the protein ALEIERIDITDIIPEDKGPDQQIVVMDERALNFDFDKSVVKPQYFEMLHKFIEYVNFNDYEVVIEGHTDSKGTNAYNMALGMRRAQSVKAKLLEFGMDPSRIVGTVSKGEEEPVATNTTDEGRAQNRRIEFKLSRRGSQQ
- a CDS encoding SIMPL domain-containing protein (The SIMPL domain is named for its presence in mouse protein SIMPL (signalling molecule that associates with mouse pelle-like kinase). Bacterial member BP26, from Brucella, was shown to assemble into a channel-like structure, while YggE from E. coli has been associated with resistance to oxidative stress.), whose amino-acid sequence is MKKVQFIITATILSFGLIISAALLSNAMHNSDKNQNRITVKGVAEKRVKADKAIINVVFSTSNTKLEDAQTNISEKEKAVLEILKSLELKENEYHINNVKIQPNFSERQQERETKILNYDVMQSVVIAPKNIERSDEIYEKLQELKLTFNNMEIVKPEYYITSIEKYKKDLLVSATENAEMRAREMLKVNKNEIGGLENMTQGQFEILPDREDSKHVNDEEPNQMYKKLRSVVTATYLIKY
- the efp gene encoding elongation factor P; translated protein: MKPAAELRQGSTYRKDNIPYLILKAERHQSTSGKRQRAAEVKFKTKELISGKIQEITVLATELMDDIILDRNQMQFLYESEGEYFFMDQETFEQIGLTEEDLGDAVNFLMEEMIIQVLMYEGTPVGVELPNTVIREVTYTEPGLKGDTIGRATKPATISTGYTLQVPLFVVIGDKIKIDTRTGEYLERAN
- a CDS encoding endonuclease/exonuclease/phosphatase family protein → MKSIKTAFLLLLFFYCLVSCGKIFNENISEELSIGKEIVNSDDKQKKNEGKIIIASFNAMRLGEKEKNYEVMAKILSNFDLIGIEEVMHEKGLKKLKAHLVKLTGEKWEYIISENSVGSEGYREYYGYIYRKKKFQEARRIGFYKEKNENEFMREPYGAYFKSGNFDFVYVICHSIFGDKETQRLIEASNYVNVYEYFLKESGESDIIIAGDFNVPADSPAFRNLSERAGVSYLLLPGENPTTLSDERLVSSYDNFFINKDKTREFLENSGVYNFVKNNNYAIIKKYISDHLPIFSEYSIEYDLD
- a CDS encoding MATE family efflux transporter; translated protein: MDSSVKELYKKVFTIGIPVSIENMIYSLMNFIDVFMVGKENVVLGLGTAAVAGLGFANQIFMIFIVSLFGLNSGGGILAAQYYGKKDYKNLKKCLGITITVGLLFSFLFFLMGLFIPEKIIGIFTSDPKVLKLGANYFRIIALIYPLIGLGYSFNMQLRAIGKNQYSLYSTIIGLCINLVGNYLFINGNLGFPAMGVVGAAIATVIARIVSVFYLIYIIYKNKLPMAGNFQELFKLSWSFIAKALKISLPVFGHEIMWVTGVSMYVIIYGRIGTEATAAIQVVKSISNLVFTLVFGLSSGTAAIIGQEIGAGNEENAYKYAVELLKISLVIGTAVALFVYAICPVVLILMKVDSAIYPLARQIVFSEGILIIIKTTGTLFIVGVLRAGGDTLWTMFADLIPLWTFAIPLTYIAGLKFGLPIALVYLCSGSDELLKMPFCIQRLKSRKWINNLVKTS
- a CDS encoding phospholipase D family protein codes for the protein MKKYLLIGTMLLMASCSTIKNPPLGINYESPIRETENAEFHYDLTYLDKDGNIQYDRNLWDATLKVVDNAKDYLVIEMFLFNDLYNKDKEHFPEFAKEYTEKLIKKQKENPNLKVYVLADENNNFYGAFEHPFITSMKNAGINVIIVDIFKLKDTFPWYSPFWRTFIEPMGNPQNKGWITNFYGDMWPKLTVRNLLRALNVKADHKKVFLNEKEVVVSSANIHDPSYFHENIAVYADGPIVKDVLHDLQLVAKFSDSEIDTGNFHEERETVENTAKDDKIETNKDIVNITGVSENSITNEEKNEITDTEGKTYKIQYLTEAAIGKHLDADIDSLKAGDELLMGMYFLADKGVIDRLIKAANRGVKIRIIFDRSRDAFGMSTNGLPNKPVSKKLKKHTKGKIEIKWYFTNNEQYHTKITLMKKTDGNVIINAGSANLIKKNIRGYIMDSNFRILTTQDSKMSKDIYEYFDRLWENKDGLFTINFDDEPTTSGFSDFMYKILDATQLGSF
- a CDS encoding lipopolysaccharide assembly protein LapB; the protein is MKKKIFLLLLIVALGAMTVSCFKKKDDKKNQQTTEQKDNTNGTINTDMFNAGNQPTGNPNIKNLTPEEQQFLINNQIDPAKVSPAIDKAQQGDKEAILSLAQLYFNLKDNEKTKKYLQMGVDKNYPEAIYNLAVLLKQEGKEAEAKKLMDRLPKNAAATSRQLRPGAQAYNNGIDLIKAKKYNEAKAQFQSAYKQGIKEADIQIALLNKETKNYNEALKWFKLALGRGVTAANFEIGAILYDTGKQSEARPYLMKAYNSGNKALAMPIALSYHKENNMKEALKWYKIAAKNGDKDAKAAVAEIEGGSNKVNSILGDNSKRSLTDSTISSLKNNEPKSNSIFNPSIGKNEQTSSPDYNVNLDKNSGNSKQTNTAASGKADNKSAKPSNEQTQQQKQDEKEQKRAEKAVADAIRRASKRKGSNKGTSNPNAVPSDKSIEDVINKKAAEYK
- the arcA gene encoding arginine deiminase, with product MAINVRSEIKPLKKVLLHRPGKELLNLTPDTLGRLLFDDIPFLKVAQQEHDAFAQILKDNGVEVVYLEDLAAETIGQCPDLRKKFIEQFIVEGGVYTEEYQKALFEFFDAYKDNKELILKTMEGVRYGELKVSSESLVTKINDDKDELILDPMPNLYFTRDPFASIGNGVSMNRMYSVTRNRETIYADYIFKYHNDYKGKVPYFYERDNKFHIEGGDILNLNDKVLAIGISQRTESAAIDKIAKNVFASADSTIETILAFRIPSSRAFMHLDTVFTQIDYDKFTIHPNIMGPLEVYELTKNGDKVEIKLLTDTLKSILEKYLGVPDVKLIKCGGEDRIAAEREQWNDGSNTLCIAPGVIVVYERNDVSNALLREAGLKVLEMPSAELSRGRGGPRCMSMPLVRED